From the genome of Prevotella herbatica, one region includes:
- a CDS encoding ATP-binding protein, whose product MEAFFSTHAYLVEHTDASVRRTLMDEIDWNDRMIGIKGTRGVGKSTFLLQYAKEKFGPDDRRCLYINMNNFYFQGKGIAEFAGDFAAQGGKVLLIDQVFKQPNWSKELRKCYDNFPNLKIVFTGSSVMRLKEENPELNGIVKSYNLRGFSFREFLNLQTGNNFRPYTLDEILQNHEHIIKDILPKVSPLKYFHDYIHHGFYPFFLEQRNFSENLLKTMNMMTEVDILLIKQIDLKYLTKIKKLFYLLAVEGPKAPNISNLAHEIETSRATVMNYIKYLADARLINIIYPIGQEFPKKPSKVMMHNTNLMYAIYPIQIKDQDVMETFFVNSLWKDHKVNQASKDHFFMVDGNIKFKISDAQSEHKQRCNPDTIYARYNTEVGKENRIPLWLLGFIY is encoded by the coding sequence ATGGAAGCTTTCTTTAGCACACACGCTTACCTTGTTGAGCATACAGATGCCTCAGTACGTCGAACCCTGATGGACGAGATTGATTGGAATGATCGTATGATTGGCATTAAGGGAACACGAGGTGTTGGAAAAAGTACTTTCCTACTGCAATATGCCAAAGAGAAATTCGGTCCAGATGATCGCCGTTGTTTATATATCAATATGAACAACTTCTATTTCCAAGGAAAAGGCATTGCTGAGTTTGCTGGTGATTTTGCCGCACAAGGAGGAAAAGTATTACTTATTGATCAAGTCTTCAAGCAGCCTAACTGGAGCAAAGAATTACGCAAGTGCTATGACAACTTTCCTAATTTGAAAATTGTATTTACAGGTAGTAGCGTAATGCGTCTAAAAGAAGAGAATCCAGAACTAAACGGCATCGTAAAAAGCTATAATTTAAGAGGATTTTCTTTCCGAGAATTTTTGAATTTACAAACAGGAAACAATTTCCGTCCATACACATTAGACGAAATTCTACAAAACCACGAACACATAATTAAGGATATTCTTCCTAAAGTCAGTCCTTTGAAATATTTTCATGATTACATTCATCATGGTTTCTATCCATTCTTTCTTGAACAACGCAACTTTTCTGAGAATCTGCTCAAGACTATGAATATGATGACTGAAGTAGATATTCTTCTTATTAAGCAAATAGACTTAAAATATCTCACGAAAATCAAAAAGCTTTTTTACTTACTAGCAGTAGAAGGTCCGAAAGCTCCGAACATAAGTAATCTTGCGCACGAAATAGAAACAAGTCGAGCTACAGTGATGAACTATATTAAATATCTAGCTGACGCACGATTGATTAATATAATATACCCAATCGGACAGGAGTTTCCGAAAAAGCCTAGCAAGGTGATGATGCATAATACGAATCTCATGTATGCTATCTACCCGATTCAAATAAAAGATCAGGATGTTATGGAAACTTTTTTTGTAAATTCATTATGGAAAGACCATAAAGTAAACCAAGCATCCAAAGATCATTTCTTCATGGTTGACGGCAACATCAAATTCAAGATTTCTGATGCTCAAAGCGAGCATAAACAAAGATGCAATCCCGACACCATATACGCTAGATACAATACAGAAGTGGGAAAAGAAAACAGAATACCACTTTGGTTGCTAGGATTCATATATTGA
- the purN gene encoding phosphoribosylglycinamide formyltransferase, giving the protein MKHLAIFASGNGTNCENIINYFTNSDIADIKLVLSNKSTAPVVENSLRLGINTVVVPKKDFSDENILMPILKENDIDFIILSGFLLFIPDFLINNFNKRIINIHPALLPKFGGPGMYGIHVHEAVKAAKEKETGMTVHWVTKEIDGGEIIFQHSTPIEEKDTVADIAEKEHKLEIEHFPRDIEKILSMC; this is encoded by the coding sequence ATGAAACATTTAGCAATCTTCGCTTCTGGCAATGGAACAAACTGCGAAAATATTATTAATTATTTCACAAATTCTGATATTGCCGACATTAAGCTTGTTCTTTCCAACAAGTCTACAGCACCAGTCGTTGAAAATTCACTAAGACTAGGCATCAATACAGTTGTGGTTCCTAAAAAAGATTTCAGCGATGAAAACATCCTTATGCCTATTCTAAAGGAAAACGATATTGATTTTATTATTCTTTCAGGTTTCCTACTTTTCATCCCAGATTTTCTTATTAACAATTTTAATAAGCGAATAATCAATATTCACCCAGCCCTATTACCCAAATTCGGAGGTCCGGGTATGTATGGCATACATGTTCACGAAGCTGTCAAAGCCGCCAAAGAGAAAGAAACCGGAATGACTGTACATTGGGTAACCAAGGAAATTGACGGTGGCGAAATAATATTTCAGCATTCTACACCTATAGAAGAAAAAGACACTGTCGCGGATATTGCAGAAAAAGAACATAAACTTGAAATTGAGCATTTTCCAAGAGACATTGAAAAAATACTCTCCATGTGCTAA
- a CDS encoding RNA-binding S4 domain-containing protein: MAEVARIDKWLWATRVFKTRSLAADACKNGRVTINGINVKPSHTIKAGETVSVKKSPITYSFKVLKCIEQRVGAKLLPEIYENVTDAKQYELLEMSRISGFIDRSRGTGRPTKKDRRAIDSFVDPVVFGFEDEGDDD; the protein is encoded by the coding sequence ATGGCAGAAGTAGCAAGAATTGATAAATGGCTTTGGGCAACGAGAGTTTTCAAAACACGTTCTCTTGCTGCCGATGCATGTAAAAATGGGCGTGTGACAATCAATGGCATAAATGTCAAACCCAGTCACACTATAAAAGCTGGAGAAACCGTAAGTGTTAAAAAGTCGCCAATAACTTATTCCTTTAAGGTATTGAAATGCATTGAACAGCGTGTTGGTGCTAAACTTTTACCTGAAATATATGAAAATGTCACAGATGCAAAACAATACGAATTATTGGAAATGAGCAGAATAAGCGGTTTCATTGACAGATCAAGAGGTACTGGCAGACCAACTAAGAAAGACCGTCGAGCAATAGACTCTTTCGTAGATCCCGTTGTGTTCGGATTTGAAGATGAAGGCGATGATGATTAA
- the pth gene encoding aminoacyl-tRNA hydrolase has product MDKYLICGLGNPGDEYQGTRHNTGFMILDAFAKASNICFEDKRYGFVAETSIKGRKIILLKPTTFMNLSGNAVRYWLNKENIDQSRLLVISDDVALPLGAFRLKSSGSNGGHNGLGNIQQLIGQNYARLRMGIGNEYPKGTQIDWVLGHYSEDDMKVLQPSIDNACEIIKSFALAGIDITMNQFNKLGKK; this is encoded by the coding sequence ATGGACAAATACTTAATTTGTGGTCTGGGCAACCCTGGTGATGAATATCAGGGTACTCGACACAATACAGGATTTATGATATTGGACGCTTTTGCAAAGGCGTCCAATATTTGTTTTGAAGACAAGCGCTATGGTTTTGTGGCTGAAACAAGTATAAAAGGTCGAAAGATCATATTACTAAAGCCAACTACATTCATGAACCTTAGTGGAAATGCTGTGAGATATTGGCTTAACAAAGAGAATATTGATCAAAGCAGACTCCTTGTCATAAGTGATGATGTTGCATTGCCGTTAGGTGCTTTTAGATTAAAGAGCAGCGGTAGTAATGGTGGACACAACGGACTTGGAAATATACAGCAGCTTATTGGTCAAAACTATGCTCGACTAAGAATGGGCATTGGTAACGAATATCCAAAAGGTACTCAAATAGACTGGGTGCTTGGACACTATAGTGAAGATGACATGAAAGTGTTGCAGCCAAGCATTGATAACGCATGCGAAATAATAAAAAGTTTTGCACTTGCTGGTATAGACATCACTATGAATCAGTTTAATAAACTAGGAAAGAAATAA
- a CDS encoding 50S ribosomal protein L25/general stress protein Ctc codes for MKEISVTGQKRADLGKKASKAIRKQGLVPCNIYGEKKGANGAPEAFAFAAPFSELRKIIYTPHIYVIDLNIEGEHHTAILKEIQFHPVTDAPLHVDFFEVNDQKPITMGVPVKLVGLAQGVRDGGRMNLTIRKINITAPYQQIPEHLDVDVTALKIGKSIKVGELSYEGLEIATSKSVIVCSIKMTRQAQQASAADETAAAAE; via the coding sequence ATGAAAGAGATTAGTGTGACAGGTCAGAAGCGTGCAGACCTTGGTAAGAAAGCTTCTAAAGCAATTCGTAAGCAGGGATTGGTTCCTTGTAATATCTATGGTGAGAAGAAAGGCGCTAACGGTGCTCCTGAGGCATTTGCTTTTGCAGCTCCATTCAGTGAACTTCGTAAAATTATTTACACTCCTCACATCTATGTTATTGATCTTAACATCGAAGGCGAGCACCACACTGCTATCCTTAAAGAAATTCAGTTCCACCCAGTAACAGATGCTCCTCTTCACGTAGACTTCTTTGAGGTTAACGATCAAAAGCCTATCACAATGGGTGTTCCTGTTAAGCTTGTTGGTCTTGCACAGGGTGTTCGTGACGGTGGTCGTATGAACCTTACTATACGTAAGATTAACATTACAGCTCCTTATCAGCAGATTCCAGAGCATCTTGATGTAGATGTAACAGCATTGAAGATTGGTAAGAGCATCAAGGTTGGTGAGCTTTCATACGAAGGTCTTGAGATTGCTACAAGCAAGAGCGTAATCGTATGCTCTATCAAGATGACACGTCAGGCACAGCAGGCAAGCGCTGCTGATGAAACTGCTGCCGCTGCTGAATAA
- the nusB gene encoding transcription antitermination factor NusB, which produces MINRELIRIKVVQLTYAYYQNGNKNIDTAEKELFFSLSKAYDLYNYLLLLIVDITREERHRIEIATQRAQREGTEVPSQKFVYNKFAVQLEENKMLNEFVESQKLTWADDLEFVRKLCNQIESSEDYNEYMNTEESDYETDRELWRKLYKLFILNNSELDSLLEEKSLYWNDDKEVVDTFVLKTIKRFEADNKNKQELLPEYDDEEDKDFARKLFRATILNADQYQHYLSDASRNWDFSRLAYMDIVIMQIAIAEMLTFPNIPASVTINEFVDLAKLYSTSRSGGYINGMLDSIAHFFVDNGMMMKTLRNKESK; this is translated from the coding sequence ATGATCAATCGCGAACTTATAAGAATTAAGGTAGTTCAGTTAACCTACGCATACTATCAAAATGGTAATAAGAATATTGATACGGCAGAAAAAGAACTCTTTTTCAGTCTTTCAAAGGCTTATGATTTATATAATTATCTGCTTTTGCTGATAGTTGATATTACTAGAGAGGAGCGTCATAGGATAGAAATAGCTACTCAGCGTGCTCAGCGAGAAGGTACAGAGGTGCCATCTCAAAAGTTTGTGTATAACAAATTCGCTGTACAACTGGAAGAAAACAAAATGTTGAATGAATTTGTTGAAAGTCAGAAATTGACTTGGGCAGATGATCTTGAATTTGTACGTAAATTATGTAATCAGATAGAAAGCAGTGAAGATTATAATGAATATATGAATACTGAAGAATCTGATTATGAAACAGATAGAGAGTTATGGCGCAAGCTATATAAATTATTTATACTGAATAATTCGGAGTTGGATTCATTATTAGAGGAAAAGAGTTTATATTGGAATGATGACAAGGAGGTTGTTGATACTTTCGTGTTGAAGACAATAAAGCGCTTTGAGGCTGATAACAAGAATAAGCAAGAACTTCTTCCTGAATATGATGATGAGGAAGATAAGGACTTTGCACGTAAGTTGTTCCGTGCTACAATTCTTAATGCTGACCAATATCAACATTATTTGAGTGACGCTAGTCGTAACTGGGATTTTAGCAGACTTGCATATATGGATATCGTGATAATGCAGATTGCTATAGCAGAAATGCTTACATTCCCAAATATTCCTGCAAGCGTAACTATAAATGAATTTGTAGATTTGGCTAAATTGTATAGTACATCACGTAGTGGTGGATATATAAATGGTATGTTGGATTCAATAGCTCATTTCTTCGTGGATAATGGCATGATGATGAAAACATTAAGAAATAAAGAAAGTAAATAA
- the yajC gene encoding preprotein translocase subunit YajC, whose translation MNTMLLAAQAAQGGGMGMIIMMVAILVIFWLFMVRPQQKKQKEIRKFQNSLQEGSKVITGGGIYGTVKRINMEDESVDVEIAKGVVITVNRSYVFANASSQMHNA comes from the coding sequence ATGAATACAATGCTATTGGCTGCTCAAGCAGCACAGGGTGGTGGTATGGGCATGATTATCATGATGGTTGCTATCCTTGTTATTTTCTGGTTGTTCATGGTTCGTCCTCAGCAGAAGAAACAAAAAGAAATACGTAAGTTCCAGAATTCTCTTCAAGAGGGATCTAAGGTAATCACCGGAGGTGGTATATATGGTACTGTTAAGCGTATTAACATGGAAGATGAATCTGTTGACGTAGAAATAGCAAAAGGTGTTGTTATTACTGTGAACAGAAGTTATGTATTCGCTAACGCATCATCTCAGATGCATAATGCATAA
- a CDS encoding CdaR family protein, producing the protein MHNIVKIYKFVRNFLFSSVNREFLIFLFFLGLSGTFWLLMALNETYEEELAIPVRLYDVPNNVVVTQPCTDTVYVTVRDKGFTLVTYLYTNRITPILVDFDSYADSDTGKGDVPLSDIQKMTLQRLYGSSKITSIKPHSLSFFFNYGQSKRVPIRLSGNVNPGKSYYISRIKFWPSTVTIYANKALLDSVKYVYTDALYLNNVEDTVMRRVPLRPINGVKIVPSIVKIGFYVDILTEESVEVPIVAVNMPEGKVLRTFPSKVNVKFTVGSSMFRNVKPDQFMVVVDYNDILAHPSDKCILRLRQHSPDVTMARLEMKQVDYLIEQQ; encoded by the coding sequence ATGCATAATATAGTAAAAATATATAAATTTGTCAGAAACTTCCTCTTTTCTTCAGTGAATAGGGAGTTTCTGATTTTTTTGTTTTTTCTCGGTCTGAGTGGAACTTTCTGGCTTCTCATGGCATTGAATGAAACTTACGAGGAAGAACTAGCAATACCTGTACGACTTTATGATGTACCAAATAATGTCGTTGTTACTCAACCTTGTACAGATACTGTATATGTAACGGTAAGGGATAAAGGATTTACTCTTGTTACATATTTATATACCAATAGGATTACACCAATTTTGGTAGATTTCGATTCTTATGCAGATAGTGATACCGGTAAAGGTGATGTTCCTTTGTCTGATATCCAGAAAATGACATTGCAAAGGCTTTATGGGTCTTCAAAGATAACTTCTATTAAGCCTCATTCATTGTCATTCTTCTTTAATTATGGTCAATCAAAACGTGTACCAATTCGTCTTTCCGGTAATGTCAATCCAGGGAAAAGCTATTATATTTCTCGCATAAAGTTTTGGCCTTCTACTGTTACGATTTATGCCAACAAGGCATTGTTAGACAGTGTTAAGTATGTTTATACCGACGCATTATATTTAAATAATGTTGAGGATACTGTTATGCGACGGGTTCCACTTCGCCCAATTAATGGTGTCAAAATAGTTCCTTCTATTGTTAAGATCGGGTTTTATGTTGATATCTTAACTGAAGAAAGTGTGGAGGTGCCTATTGTTGCCGTGAATATGCCTGAAGGCAAAGTATTACGTACATTTCCTTCTAAGGTTAATGTTAAGTTTACTGTTGGGTCAAGCATGTTTAGAAATGTCAAGCCTGATCAATTTATGGTTGTCGTGGATTATAATGATATTTTGGCTCATCCTTCAGACAAGTGTATTCTGAGATTGCGACAGCACTCACCTGATGTAACGATGGCGCGATTGGAGATGAAACAGGTTGATTATCTTATAGAACAGCAATAA
- the coaE gene encoding dephospho-CoA kinase (Dephospho-CoA kinase (CoaE) performs the final step in coenzyme A biosynthesis.), with the protein MTGGIGVGKSYICSLLKIRGIHVYDCDAAAKRLIAQNEDLQTKLNILLGIDIFINGIFNKQALTQFLLESDANRIAVNNIIHPAVAEDFMRSGYNWLESAILFDSGFNKRISFDKIICVTAPNEVRISRIMQRDNISRDNALEWINKQLPQDEILSMSDFEIVNDGIVDIEEQLDRILLIIK; encoded by the coding sequence ATGACTGGTGGCATAGGTGTAGGAAAGAGTTATATTTGTTCTCTTTTGAAAATTCGTGGCATACATGTATATGATTGTGATGCTGCGGCTAAAAGGCTTATTGCACAGAATGAAGACCTTCAAACAAAATTAAATATACTTTTAGGTATTGACATTTTTATAAATGGTATCTTCAATAAGCAAGCATTAACTCAATTTCTATTGGAAAGCGATGCTAATAGGATTGCTGTAAATAATATCATACATCCCGCTGTTGCTGAAGATTTTATGCGTAGTGGATATAACTGGTTGGAAAGTGCAATCCTTTTTGATAGTGGATTCAACAAGAGAATATCTTTTGATAAAATTATTTGCGTAACAGCTCCGAATGAAGTCCGTATCTCAAGAATAATGCAACGTGATAATATTTCACGTGATAACGCTCTAGAATGGATAAATAAGCAGTTGCCGCAGGATGAAATTTTAAGTATGTCTGATTTTGAAATAGTCAATGACGGCATAGTAGATATTGAAGAACAACTAGATAGAATATTATTAATAATTAAATAA
- a CDS encoding DUF5606 family protein: METILSISGKPGLYKLVSRGKMNLIVEALDESHKRIPAFAADRVTSLGDIAMYTDAEDVPLWKVLDNLNKKEAGKESSFNYKKSSSKELRDYFTEVLPNFDQDRVHDSDIKKLIQWYNILIKAGVTNFEETMAPTQGDNIDDRKDAE; this comes from the coding sequence ATGGAAACAATTCTTTCAATCTCAGGAAAGCCAGGACTTTACAAACTGGTTTCTCGTGGTAAAATGAATCTTATAGTAGAAGCATTAGACGAAAGTCATAAGCGTATTCCTGCATTTGCTGCAGATCGTGTAACAAGTCTAGGAGATATAGCTATGTATACTGATGCCGAAGATGTACCATTGTGGAAGGTTCTTGACAATTTGAATAAGAAAGAAGCTGGTAAGGAGTCTTCTTTTAATTATAAAAAATCAAGCAGCAAGGAACTTCGTGATTATTTCACAGAAGTATTGCCTAACTTTGATCAAGATCGTGTTCACGATAGTGATATAAAGAAGCTCATTCAATGGTATAATATTCTAATCAAGGCTGGTGTAACGAACTTTGAAGAGACGATGGCACCAACACAAGGTGATAATATTGATGATCGTAAGGATGCAGAATAA
- a CDS encoding 6-phosphogluconolactonase — MNTVNSKLSKLPRHMFSSPLEAARSLIIRMNEQALEKNDDEKYDVAISGGSTPDVLFRLWADEYAQITPWKKFRFFWVDERCVPPTDDASNYGRFKVLLSDSIPDLKEGENVFRIIGEADPKAEALRYSELVTSQVRQFDCIILGIGDDGHTSSIFPGQEHLLSVSQPYMPSVHPITGIKRVAMTGKPMMHAKQTIFMVTGSGKFNIINRIINEGFDCPASRVMQQAKAPELIGDNAVLKDI; from the coding sequence ATGAATACTGTGAACTCTAAACTTTCAAAACTTCCCCGCCACATGTTCAGCTCTCCATTGGAGGCAGCACGCTCATTGATTATTCGTATGAATGAGCAAGCTTTGGAAAAAAATGATGACGAGAAATATGATGTAGCAATTAGCGGCGGTTCCACGCCCGATGTGCTTTTCCGTTTGTGGGCAGACGAATACGCTCAAATAACACCATGGAAGAAATTCCGTTTTTTCTGGGTGGATGAGCGTTGTGTCCCTCCCACAGATGATGCCAGTAATTACGGTCGTTTCAAAGTTCTTCTTTCCGACAGCATACCGGATTTGAAAGAGGGGGAGAATGTTTTTCGCATTATCGGTGAAGCCGACCCAAAAGCAGAAGCTTTGAGATATTCAGAATTGGTTACGTCACAGGTTCGGCAATTTGATTGCATCATTCTCGGTATTGGTGACGACGGTCATACTTCGTCCATCTTCCCAGGACAGGAACACCTACTCTCCGTCTCACAACCGTATATGCCTTCAGTACATCCCATAACAGGTATCAAACGTGTGGCAATGACAGGAAAGCCGATGATGCACGCTAAACAAACCATTTTTATGGTTACAGGAAGCGGAAAATTCAATATCATCAACCGTATCATCAATGAAGGCTTCGACTGCCCTGCTAGTCGGGTAATGCAACAAGCAAAGGCTCCTGAGCTAATTGGCGACAATGCTGTTTTAAAGGATATATAG
- the zwf gene encoding glucose-6-phosphate dehydrogenase: MPKSLSFIIFGASGDLTKRKLFSALLDIFSEKHLPEKFEIVGVGRTPYSDSEYRDYLLGQLPKYTKPEAWDNELINSFISHIRYETMDPAKEEEYSPLVEHLKTSNSESVIYYLATPPLLYGVIPQHLKTFGLNGENTRIIVEKPFGYDLSSAKQLNAIYRDAFQEHQVFRMDHFLGKETAQNILAFRFANSIFEPIWNRNYIDYIEITSVENLGIENRGGYYETAGTMRDMVQNHLVQLLALCTMEPPVKFDADSFRNEVVKVYDSLVPLTEDYIRENVIRGQYTAGGDKVAYRQEAHVAPDSRVETFFAMKAEIDNWRWSGVPFFFRVGKQMPTKVTEIVVHFKKVHHLLLDNVNGANPHANKLVLRIQPNEGIVLRFDMKLPGTGFQTKQVEMDFVYDRLSDVKTGDPYARLIEDCLLNDPTLFTRGDAVESSWKYFDAILDYWKKYPEAPLYGYPAGTWGPLESNALIESVNGNWTNPCKNLIHTDEYCEL, from the coding sequence ATGCCAAAGTCATTATCATTCATCATATTTGGTGCCTCAGGTGATCTTACCAAACGTAAGCTCTTTTCGGCACTTCTTGATATCTTCTCCGAGAAACATTTACCGGAGAAGTTTGAGATTGTAGGTGTAGGACGTACTCCTTACAGTGATTCTGAATATCGTGATTATCTGCTCGGACAATTGCCAAAATATACAAAACCAGAAGCGTGGGACAATGAACTGATCAATAGTTTCATCTCCCATATCCGCTACGAAACGATGGATCCCGCTAAGGAAGAGGAATACTCACCACTTGTGGAACATCTGAAAACAAGCAACAGCGAGAGTGTCATTTATTATCTTGCCACTCCTCCACTGCTTTACGGCGTGATTCCACAACATTTAAAAACCTTCGGACTGAATGGCGAGAACACTCGCATCATTGTTGAGAAGCCCTTTGGCTATGACCTAAGCAGTGCCAAACAGCTAAATGCGATTTACAGAGACGCCTTTCAGGAACATCAGGTTTTTCGCATGGACCATTTCTTAGGCAAGGAAACTGCACAGAATATTCTTGCTTTCCGTTTCGCCAACTCTATCTTCGAACCTATATGGAACCGAAACTACATTGATTATATAGAGATTACTTCGGTAGAGAATCTGGGTATTGAAAACCGTGGAGGATATTATGAGACAGCAGGTACAATGCGTGATATGGTTCAGAACCATCTGGTGCAACTTCTTGCCCTTTGTACAATGGAACCTCCAGTAAAGTTTGATGCCGACAGCTTCCGCAATGAGGTTGTGAAAGTGTATGATTCACTGGTGCCACTGACAGAAGACTATATCCGTGAGAATGTGATTCGTGGACAATATACAGCAGGAGGCGATAAAGTTGCTTACCGCCAAGAGGCTCATGTAGCACCCGATTCACGTGTAGAGACTTTCTTTGCGATGAAGGCAGAGATAGACAACTGGCGATGGAGCGGCGTACCATTTTTCTTTAGAGTGGGCAAACAAATGCCTACAAAGGTAACAGAGATCGTTGTTCATTTTAAGAAAGTGCACCATTTGCTACTTGACAATGTGAATGGGGCTAATCCACATGCCAACAAGCTTGTATTGCGTATCCAACCTAACGAAGGTATTGTGTTGCGCTTCGACATGAAACTGCCTGGAACTGGGTTCCAGACCAAACAGGTTGAAATGGATTTTGTTTATGACAGACTGAGTGATGTGAAGACTGGTGATCCATACGCCCGTCTCATCGAGGACTGTCTTCTGAACGATCCTACCCTCTTTACACGTGGAGATGCCGTAGAATCTTCATGGAAATATTTCGATGCGATTCTTGATTACTGGAAAAAATATCCAGAAGCACCACTCTATGGTTATCCTGCAGGAACTTGGGGACCATTGGAGAGTAATGCCCTGATAGAAAGCGTAAATGGTAATTGGACCAATCCATGTAAAAATTTAATACATACAGATGAATACTGTGAACTCTAA
- the gnd gene encoding decarboxylating NADP(+)-dependent phosphogluconate dehydrogenase, with the protein MDKKADIGLIGLAVMGENLVLNMESKGFTVAVYNRTVPGIEEGVVERFVNGRGKGKNIIGCTEINDFVEHIKTPRKIMMMVRAGNAVDQLMEQLFPLLSPGDIIIDGGNSNYEDSNRRVIETEKRGFRFIGTGVSGGEFGALNGASIMPGGSQPAWNDVKPILQRIAAVAEDGTPCCDWVGPGGSGHFVKMIHNGIEYGDMQLISEAYFLLKHLKKMDNEAIATVFEHWNEGRLHSYLMEISAQVLRHRDKDGDYLIDKILDTAGQKGTGKWSVINAMELGMPLGLIASAVFERSLSSDKNLRVEAAKRLAKDRKIDTTTDLSLVDDIEQALYASKLVSYAQGFAVLQKASDNFSWNLDLASIARMWRAGCIIRSAFLNDISDAYQASEKPKHLLFAPKFAAETAQALKGWKGLVITALQAELPVPALSSALNYYLSLTTANLPANMIQALRDFFGAHTFERIDMPRGEFFHEDWTGKGGNTHSGSYNV; encoded by the coding sequence ATGGACAAAAAAGCAGATATTGGTTTAATAGGACTTGCCGTTATGGGCGAGAACCTAGTTTTAAATATGGAAAGCAAAGGCTTTACTGTTGCTGTGTATAACCGTACTGTACCTGGTATTGAAGAAGGTGTAGTAGAACGGTTTGTAAATGGACGTGGCAAAGGAAAGAATATTATAGGTTGCACAGAAATCAATGATTTTGTAGAACATATCAAGACTCCCCGCAAGATTATGATGATGGTACGTGCAGGAAATGCTGTAGACCAACTCATGGAACAACTTTTCCCGTTACTTTCACCGGGAGATATCATCATTGATGGTGGAAATTCTAATTATGAAGATAGTAACCGCCGTGTGATTGAAACCGAAAAACGTGGATTCAGATTTATAGGAACTGGCGTTAGCGGTGGCGAGTTTGGTGCATTGAATGGAGCTTCTATCATGCCCGGAGGATCACAGCCTGCATGGAATGATGTAAAACCTATATTACAGCGGATTGCTGCAGTAGCAGAAGATGGCACCCCTTGTTGTGATTGGGTTGGACCAGGAGGTTCAGGACATTTCGTGAAGATGATCCATAACGGTATAGAATATGGTGACATGCAACTCATCAGTGAGGCTTACTTCCTATTGAAACATCTTAAGAAGATGGATAATGAAGCGATTGCCACTGTTTTTGAACATTGGAACGAAGGAAGATTACACAGTTATCTCATGGAAATATCGGCTCAGGTGCTACGCCACCGAGATAAGGACGGCGACTATCTGATTGATAAGATACTTGATACTGCGGGACAGAAAGGAACTGGTAAGTGGTCGGTCATCAATGCGATGGAACTCGGCATGCCACTGGGACTGATTGCTTCTGCTGTGTTCGAGCGCAGCCTTTCTTCTGACAAGAACCTGCGTGTGGAAGCTGCCAAACGATTAGCGAAAGACCGTAAGATAGACACTACGACTGACCTATCACTTGTTGATGATATCGAGCAAGCACTCTATGCGTCCAAATTGGTATCTTATGCTCAAGGATTTGCTGTCTTACAAAAGGCCTCAGATAACTTTTCGTGGAATCTCGACCTCGCTTCCATCGCCCGAATGTGGCGTGCTGGATGTATCATCCGTTCCGCTTTTCTGAATGATATCTCTGATGCTTACCAAGCTTCAGAGAAACCTAAACACCTACTGTTTGCACCTAAGTTTGCAGCAGAAACAGCACAGGCTCTTAAAGGATGGAAAGGACTTGTAATCACAGCACTTCAAGCAGAGCTTCCTGTGCCGGCACTCAGTTCGGCTCTCAACTACTATTTGTCTCTCACCACAGCTAACCTCCCTGCAAATATGATACAGGCACTACGTGACTTCTTTGGCGCACATACCTTTGAGCGCATTGATATGCCACGCGGAGAGTTCTTCCATGAAGACTGGACCGGTAAGGGCGGCAACACTCATTCTGGTAGTTATAATGTATAA